Proteins found in one Roseovarius pelagicus genomic segment:
- the speB gene encoding agmatinase — translation MAWSDKKLAELRQTFSDATGGDLQNPNFQRIADKIFSEGGRRPAPYAGMPTLLDAPHRPIVEGDDFSDLDVALYGVPMDLGVTNRNGSRFGPRALRAIERIGPYNDALDCAPVHEMAVADIGDVPMQSRFDLAQSHADIEKFVAEIVAQGVIPMAAGGDHSISHPILRAVATNGPVGMIHIDAHCDTGGSYEGEKFHHGGPFRNAVLDGVLDPERTIQIGIRGAAKYIWEFSEMSGMTVIEAADINQLGIREIIRQARTVIGDGPTYFSFDIDSLDPAFAPGTGTPEVGGLTTREALALIRGMKGANLVGGDVVEVAPAYDPTTNTAQNGAQMLFEILSLMQFSPFRTTP, via the coding sequence ATGGCTTGGTCAGACAAGAAACTTGCCGAACTGCGGCAGACATTTTCCGACGCAACCGGCGGTGATCTGCAAAATCCGAATTTCCAAAGGATCGCGGACAAGATTTTTTCCGAAGGTGGTCGACGGCCCGCACCCTATGCCGGGATGCCCACTCTGCTGGATGCACCCCACCGTCCGATCGTCGAAGGCGACGATTTTTCCGATCTGGACGTCGCCCTCTACGGTGTGCCCATGGACCTCGGCGTGACCAATCGCAACGGGTCCAGATTCGGGCCGCGCGCCTTGCGAGCAATTGAACGTATCGGACCATATAACGATGCTCTGGACTGTGCGCCCGTACACGAAATGGCGGTTGCCGACATTGGCGATGTCCCGATGCAAAGCCGCTTCGATCTGGCGCAAAGCCATGCGGATATCGAGAAGTTCGTGGCTGAAATTGTCGCACAGGGCGTGATTCCGATGGCGGCGGGTGGCGACCATTCGATCAGCCACCCGATTCTCAGGGCGGTCGCCACGAACGGCCCGGTCGGCATGATCCACATCGACGCGCATTGCGACACCGGCGGCTCGTACGAGGGCGAGAAATTTCATCACGGCGGCCCCTTTCGAAACGCCGTACTGGATGGCGTGCTTGACCCCGAGCGCACGATCCAGATCGGAATTCGAGGCGCGGCTAAATATATCTGGGAGTTTTCGGAGATGTCCGGAATGACCGTGATCGAAGCGGCGGACATCAATCAACTCGGCATTCGTGAAATTATCCGTCAGGCGCGCACGGTGATTGGCGATGGGCCGACGTATTTTTCGTTCGATATCGACAGCCTTGACCCCGCCTTTGCGCCCGGCACTGGCACGCCAGAGGTCGGCGGCCTGACCACCCGAGAGGCACTCGCACTGATCAGGGGCATGAAGGGCGCCAATCTGGTCGGCGGCGACGTGGTCGAGGTGGCACCGGCCTACGACCCGACGACAAACACAGCCCAGAACGGCGCGCAGATGCTGTTCGAAATTCTCAGCCTAATGCAGTTCTCGCCGTTCAGAACGACCCCCTAG
- a CDS encoding TIGR02300 family protein encodes MPKEEWGVKRVCPTTGQRFYDLNKDPIVSPYTGEVVELNLGKSRSIKADAEDAETKKLKETDVDEVVLDDDDDDDVDVDLGDDVLEDDDDSDDVSLDEIADVASDDDDS; translated from the coding sequence ATGCCCAAAGAAGAATGGGGCGTTAAACGCGTATGCCCGACCACCGGTCAGCGTTTTTACGACCTGAACAAAGATCCGATCGTCAGCCCCTACACTGGCGAAGTTGTCGAGCTGAACCTCGGCAAGTCCCGCTCGATCAAGGCGGATGCCGAAGATGCTGAAACGAAGAAGCTGAAAGAAACAGATGTCGACGAGGTCGTTCTCGACGATGACGACGACGATGACGTGGATGTTGATCTCGGCGATGACGTTCTGGAAGACGATGACGACAGCGATGATGTCTCACTTGACGAGATCGCCGATGTTGCCTCGGATGATGACGACAGCTAA
- the betA gene encoding choline dehydrogenase, with amino-acid sequence MQADYVIIGSGSAGSAMAYRLSEDGKHSVLVLEYGGTDAGPFIQMPGALSYPMNMSMYDWGYTTEPEPHLNNRRLAAPRGKVIGGSSSINGMCYVRGHACDFDHWEDSGATGWGYKHVLPYYKRMEAWHDSGHGGDPTWRGTDGPLHVQRGPLSNPLVTAFVEAGRQAGYETTDDYNGEKQEGFGPFDQTIWQGRRWSAANAYLHPALKRPNCDMLRCYVRRVIIEEGRATGVEIERGGKVEIVLANAEVIVAASAFNSPKILMLSGIGPAVHLADHGIDVIADRSGVGQNLQDHLELYIQQQSIQPITLYKYWNLMSKAMIGAQWLFTKTGLGASNQFESVAFLRSAPGIKYPDIQYHFLPIAVRYDGKAAAEGHGYQAHVGPMRSKSRGAVTLGSADPTDAPKIAFDYMSHPDDWTEFRHCIRLTRQIFEQDAFAPYRGHEIQPGEDVQSDDALDDFIREHAESAFHPCGTCKIGAVDDPSAVVDPECRVIGVDRLRVADSSIFPRIPNGNLNAPSIMAGEKASDHILGRGMLPASNHEPWIHPEWETTVKAASRA; translated from the coding sequence ATGCAAGCCGATTACGTGATTATCGGGTCCGGGTCCGCCGGATCGGCGATGGCCTATCGGCTGTCCGAGGATGGCAAACATTCGGTTCTGGTGCTGGAATACGGCGGGACCGATGCGGGTCCGTTTATCCAGATGCCCGGCGCGCTCAGCTATCCGATGAATATGTCGATGTATGACTGGGGCTACACAACCGAGCCAGAACCACACTTGAACAACCGACGTCTGGCCGCCCCGCGCGGCAAGGTTATCGGCGGCTCCTCGTCGATAAACGGCATGTGCTACGTGCGCGGTCACGCCTGCGATTTCGACCATTGGGAGGACTCCGGCGCGACCGGCTGGGGCTATAAACACGTCCTGCCCTACTACAAACGGATGGAAGCATGGCACGACAGCGGCCATGGCGGCGACCCCACATGGCGCGGCACTGACGGACCGCTGCATGTGCAGCGCGGCCCATTGTCCAATCCCCTCGTCACCGCCTTTGTCGAGGCCGGGCGGCAGGCCGGCTATGAAACCACCGATGATTACAACGGCGAAAAGCAAGAGGGCTTTGGGCCCTTCGATCAGACCATCTGGCAGGGGCGGCGCTGGTCGGCGGCCAATGCCTATCTGCATCCTGCACTGAAGCGGCCAAACTGCGACATGCTGCGGTGCTACGTTCGCCGCGTCATCATCGAAGAGGGCCGCGCCACTGGCGTCGAGATCGAGCGCGGCGGAAAGGTCGAGATCGTCCTTGCCAACGCCGAGGTGATCGTCGCCGCCTCTGCCTTTAACTCGCCAAAGATCCTGATGCTGTCCGGCATCGGCCCCGCTGTGCATCTGGCTGATCATGGCATCGACGTGATCGCCGACCGTTCCGGCGTCGGCCAGAACCTTCAGGATCATCTGGAGCTCTATATCCAACAACAGAGCATCCAGCCGATCACGCTCTACAAATACTGGAACCTGATGTCCAAGGCCATGATCGGTGCGCAGTGGCTCTTTACAAAAACCGGACTTGGCGCCTCGAACCAGTTCGAGAGCGTGGCGTTCCTTCGGTCGGCTCCGGGCATCAAATACCCCGATATCCAGTACCATTTCTTGCCCATCGCGGTACGCTACGACGGCAAGGCAGCGGCAGAGGGGCACGGCTATCAGGCCCATGTCGGCCCAATGCGCAGCAAATCACGCGGCGCAGTCACGCTCGGGTCTGCTGATCCCACTGACGCGCCAAAAATTGCCTTTGACTACATGTCTCACCCTGACGACTGGACCGAGTTCCGGCACTGCATCCGCCTCACGCGCCAGATATTCGAGCAGGATGCCTTTGCGCCCTATCGTGGCCACGAAATCCAGCCCGGCGAGGATGTCCAAAGTGACGATGCGTTGGATGACTTCATCCGCGAACACGCCGAAAGCGCCTTTCACCCCTGCGGGACCTGCAAAATCGGCGCAGTGGACGACCCAAGTGCGGTGGTCGATCCCGAATGTCGCGTAATCGGCGTGGACCGGCTGCGCGTCGCCGACAGCTCGATCTTTCCGCGTATACCCAACGGCAACCTCAACGCCCCCAGCATCATGGCCGGTGAAAAGGCCAGTGATCACATTCTGGGGCGTGGCATGTTGCCCGCATCCAACCACGAGCCGTGGATTCACCCCGAATGGGAAACCACGGTCAAGGCGGCCAGTCGCGCATAG
- the betI gene encoding transcriptional regulator BetI, whose amino-acid sequence MARQSIGEIRRAELSQAAFDALVQYGMRGTTLERVAKIAGVSKGVVLHHFGDKDALFEAVQRKANTVLRECVVELLHHAETPLERLYAIIVGNFAEPVFQQEICHAWISLCSDVPHHRQSQRIQTAVHARMRSNLLSALRPMMPLERAQQTAFQLRTVMDGIWLRASFQAQPMPGRQGVDQVDYAARNMLRDVVGDIGELSAARQKMETLAGIMLSTRAFRERAMTG is encoded by the coding sequence ATGGCACGGCAGAGTATTGGCGAGATCAGGCGCGCAGAACTGTCGCAAGCGGCGTTTGATGCGTTGGTCCAGTACGGGATGCGCGGCACGACATTGGAGCGGGTGGCCAAGATTGCCGGCGTGTCCAAGGGCGTGGTGCTGCATCATTTCGGTGACAAGGATGCGCTTTTTGAGGCGGTGCAGCGCAAGGCCAACACTGTGCTGCGTGAATGTGTGGTGGAGCTGTTGCATCATGCCGAAACACCGCTGGAGCGGCTATATGCGATTATTGTCGGTAATTTTGCCGAGCCGGTCTTTCAGCAGGAAATCTGTCATGCGTGGATCAGCCTGTGCTCGGATGTTCCACATCATCGTCAGAGCCAGCGCATCCAGACTGCCGTGCATGCGAGGATGCGATCGAACCTGCTGAGCGCATTGCGTCCGATGATGCCACTGGAGCGCGCGCAGCAGACGGCATTTCAGTTGCGCACTGTGATGGACGGTATCTGGTTGCGGGCCAGCTTTCAGGCGCAACCAATGCCCGGGCGGCAGGGGGTCGATCAGGTCGATTATGCGGCGCGGAACATGTTGCGCGATGTGGTGGGTGACATCGGCGAGCTGAGTGCGGCACGGCAGAAGATGGAAACACTGGCCGGAATCATGCTGAGCACGAGGGCATTTCGCGAACGCGCCATGACCGGGTGA
- a CDS encoding acyl-CoA dehydrogenase family protein, which translates to MPISPPHSETDTHAVTNQPELRGDLDLWADDPALQDHGHTADAAHLAQYGAKLGRAEIRAKGRTANHHPPEAVLFDAGGRRLDEVHYHPAYHDLMQIGLTGGYAALPWEGAKGGHSTHAAMVYLTSQVEPGVCCPMTMTYAAVPALRATQALFAEWVPKLTARMHDPAPAPLRHKAAATMGMAMTEKQGGSDLRGTTTQAVRDGDLYRLRGHKWFCSAPMSDGFLTLAQTPGGLTCFVVPRWLEGARNAVHIQRLKDKLGNRSNASAEIEYADAYAHRLGDEGAGIRTIIEMVHHTRLDTAMAPAGLMRVALTEAHHWATHRSSFGAQLIDQPLMRRVLADLTLDWEGTLALGLHVARAFDSTDEADRVFARLGVALAKYLGNKLCPPLVYEAMECLGGMGYVEDTPLPMLYREAPLNAIWEGSGNVICLDILRTLHSVPDATDILSAELNTATGQSAQYDAALKMHIQMFPNLPDEADLRWYVESLATLMTASVLIRHAPPAVSDAYAATRLDARGRTAGAITGVDTTAILARLMG; encoded by the coding sequence ATGCCGATTTCCCCACCCCATTCAGAGACTGATACACACGCCGTCACTAACCAGCCTGAACTGCGTGGCGATCTGGACCTCTGGGCAGACGATCCGGCGTTGCAGGATCACGGTCACACCGCAGACGCCGCGCATCTGGCGCAGTACGGCGCAAAATTGGGCCGGGCCGAGATCCGCGCCAAAGGCCGCACCGCGAACCATCACCCGCCCGAGGCCGTTCTGTTCGATGCAGGCGGTCGGCGGCTGGACGAGGTGCACTACCACCCGGCCTATCACGACCTGATGCAGATCGGACTGACCGGAGGTTATGCAGCCCTGCCGTGGGAAGGAGCCAAAGGCGGGCACAGCACACATGCCGCGATGGTGTACCTGACCAGTCAGGTCGAACCGGGCGTTTGCTGCCCGATGACCATGACCTATGCCGCCGTACCCGCCCTGCGCGCGACACAGGCGCTCTTTGCCGAATGGGTGCCGAAACTGACGGCACGGATGCACGACCCTGCGCCCGCGCCCCTGCGGCACAAAGCGGCAGCGACAATGGGCATGGCGATGACCGAAAAGCAGGGCGGCTCTGACCTGCGCGGGACCACGACGCAGGCTGTCCGCGACGGTGATCTATACCGCCTGCGCGGGCACAAATGGTTCTGCTCGGCGCCGATGTCAGACGGGTTCCTGACGCTGGCGCAGACGCCCGGCGGCCTGACTTGCTTTGTCGTGCCCCGCTGGCTCGAGGGCGCGCGCAACGCCGTCCACATCCAGCGGCTAAAGGACAAGCTCGGCAATCGCTCAAACGCATCGGCAGAGATCGAATACGCTGACGCCTATGCCCACCGGCTGGGCGATGAAGGCGCTGGCATCCGCACGATCATCGAGATGGTGCATCACACCCGCCTTGATACGGCAATGGCCCCGGCCGGGCTGATGCGCGTGGCATTGACCGAGGCGCATCACTGGGCCACCCATCGCAGCAGTTTCGGCGCGCAACTGATCGACCAGCCGCTGATGCGCCGGGTGCTGGCCGATCTGACGCTGGATTGGGAAGGCACTCTCGCACTTGGCCTGCATGTCGCGCGCGCCTTTGACAGCACCGACGAGGCGGATCGCGTGTTCGCACGGCTGGGCGTGGCGTTGGCCAAATACCTCGGGAACAAGCTATGCCCGCCGCTGGTCTACGAGGCGATGGAATGCCTGGGCGGGATGGGCTATGTCGAGGACACCCCCCTACCAATGCTCTATCGAGAGGCCCCGCTTAATGCGATCTGGGAGGGGTCGGGTAACGTGATCTGCCTCGACATCCTGCGCACTCTGCACAGCGTCCCGGACGCCACTGACATACTCAGCGCAGAGTTAAACACCGCCACCGGCCAATCCGCCCAGTACGACGCCGCGCTAAAAATGCACATACAGATGTTTCCGAACCTGCCGGACGAGGCCGATCTGCGCTGGTATGTCGAAAGTCTGGCCACCCTGATGACCGCCTCAGTGCTGATCCGCCACGCGCCCCCTGCCGTCAGCGACGCCTATGCCGCGACCCGGCTGGACGCGCGCGGGCGCACCGCCGGGGCCATTACCGGTGTGGACACGACGGCGATACTGGCGCGGCTCATGGGCTGA
- a CDS encoding oxidase, with the protein MSRFDGLKAEFTAENFRRFAIYCCIPAVIFYLVSLAAMGLGGFTLVETLRDPAQITKQSSFLGFVSSIGAWLWVAAATVCFFRIAAVTWNDNDPHRMLLVLCGWFSAFLAVDDFFLIHDRFITEGILIPLYALFVGYLLRKYYTKIKEIDAFAFLMAGGMLAMSVLVDAVQEILPISYGLSQALEEGFKFVGAASWFYFCYRIAAYRLTGAVTGQSQSPSASE; encoded by the coding sequence ATGTCTCGTTTCGACGGTCTCAAGGCCGAATTTACCGCCGAAAATTTCCGCCGGTTCGCCATCTATTGCTGTATCCCTGCGGTAATTTTCTATCTCGTATCGCTCGCCGCGATGGGGCTTGGTGGCTTCACGCTGGTCGAAACCCTCCGCGATCCCGCGCAGATCACCAAACAGTCCAGCTTCCTCGGATTCGTATCCAGCATCGGCGCATGGCTCTGGGTTGCGGCGGCCACGGTCTGCTTTTTTCGCATCGCCGCCGTCACATGGAACGACAACGACCCGCACAGGATGCTGCTGGTTCTCTGCGGCTGGTTCTCGGCATTTCTGGCGGTGGACGACTTTTTCCTCATCCACGACCGCTTTATCACCGAAGGTATCCTGATCCCGCTATACGCGCTTTTCGTCGGCTACCTGCTGCGCAAATATTACACCAAGATCAAGGAAATCGACGCCTTCGCATTCCTGATGGCCGGCGGCATGTTGGCGATGTCGGTACTTGTGGACGCCGTTCAGGAAATCCTGCCCATAAGCTACGGATTATCCCAAGCTCTGGAGGAAGGATTCAAATTCGTCGGCGCGGCGTCCTGGTTCTACTTCTGCTACCGGATCGCGGCCTACCGACTGACCGGCGCAGTCACCGGTCAGAGCCAATCACCAAGCGCGTCAGAGTAA
- a CDS encoding phosphoglycerate kinase: MSWKTLDDMDLAGQRVLTRVDINVPVENGRVTDATRIERIVPTINDILARGGKPMLIAHFGRPKGKVVLDMSLRVVLAALREALGRSVRLIETLEGAENLTEEARAADVLLLENIRFYPGEEKNDPDFARRLAGLGDIYCNDAFSTAHRAHASTTGIAQHLPSCAGRLMQAELTALEAALGRPKRPVVAVVGGAKVSTKLDLLGNLVEKVDNLVIGGGMANTFLAAQGLSVGTSLCEHEMAGTAREIMGKAAAAGCEIILPADIVVAGEFAANAPHEVLAVHLCPDDAMILDAGPTSVKRLARVFDDAKTLIWNGPLGAFELEPFDAATNAAARHAAELSKAGQLVSVAGGGDTVAALNKAGAGDDFTYISTAGGAFLEWMEGKDLPGVAALKITAA, encoded by the coding sequence ATGAGCTGGAAAACGCTGGATGACATGGACCTTGCGGGGCAGCGCGTGCTGACCCGTGTGGACATCAACGTGCCGGTCGAGAATGGCCGGGTCACCGATGCCACCCGGATCGAACGGATCGTGCCGACGATCAACGATATCCTCGCCCGCGGTGGCAAGCCGATGCTGATCGCCCATTTCGGACGCCCCAAGGGCAAGGTGGTGCTGGATATGTCGCTGCGCGTGGTTCTGGCGGCGCTCCGCGAGGCGCTGGGCCGGTCTGTGCGTCTGATCGAGACCTTGGAAGGGGCCGAAAACCTGACCGAAGAGGCGCGGGCCGCCGATGTGCTGCTGCTGGAGAATATCCGCTTTTACCCCGGTGAAGAGAAGAACGACCCCGATTTTGCCCGCCGTCTGGCGGGATTGGGCGACATTTACTGCAACGATGCGTTTTCTACCGCGCACCGGGCGCATGCCAGCACAACCGGCATTGCGCAACATTTGCCGTCCTGTGCGGGCCGCCTGATGCAGGCCGAACTGACCGCACTGGAGGCGGCGCTGGGCCGCCCGAAACGCCCGGTGGTCGCAGTGGTCGGCGGGGCCAAGGTATCGACCAAGCTGGACCTGTTGGGTAACCTTGTGGAGAAGGTCGACAATCTGGTGATCGGCGGCGGTATGGCCAACACGTTCCTTGCGGCGCAGGGGCTGTCGGTGGGCACGTCGCTGTGCGAACACGAGATGGCAGGCACCGCGCGAGAGATCATGGGCAAGGCGGCAGCGGCGGGCTGCGAGATCATCCTGCCAGCCGATATCGTGGTGGCAGGGGAATTCGCGGCGAATGCGCCGCACGAGGTTCTGGCGGTGCATTTGTGCCCTGATGATGCGATGATACTCGATGCGGGGCCGACCAGTGTGAAACGGCTGGCACGGGTGTTCGATGACGCGAAAACGCTGATCTGGAACGGGCCGCTGGGCGCGTTCGAGCTGGAGCCGTTCGATGCAGCCACCAACGCCGCCGCGCGCCACGCCGCAGAGTTGAGCAAGGCCGGGCAATTGGTATCGGTCGCGGGCGGTGGCGATACGGTGGCCGCGCTGAACAAGGCCGGCGCGGGGGATGATTTCACCTATATCTCGACCGCGGGTGGCGCTTTCCTCGAGTGGATGGAAGGCAAGGACCTGCCGGGTGTTGCGGCGCTGAAGATTACGGCCGCGTAA
- a CDS encoding MSMEG_1061 family FMN-dependent PPOX-type flavoprotein: MPTVFGYHVNEIINSQSDLRAHYKMPSRFVNNKVLTEIDPLAARFIDKTALVFVSTQRPDGQIDVSPRGDPPGFLKVLTPSLLALPDRLGNNRVDTFENIILNPQIGLICVIPGHRDTLRISGEARIVRDDDLAQSLSVSGKPAQAALLIKVSRVLCHCPKAFVRGGVWSSDSWPDTTDVPTLAEMMCAHGALSDNIADVEDIVQNDRQNRLY, encoded by the coding sequence ATGCCGACCGTATTCGGATATCACGTCAATGAGATCATAAACTCGCAGTCCGACCTGCGCGCCCATTACAAGATGCCGTCACGCTTCGTGAACAATAAGGTGCTGACCGAAATTGATCCGCTTGCCGCAAGGTTCATCGACAAAACAGCCCTCGTGTTCGTGTCGACGCAGCGCCCTGACGGACAGATTGACGTCAGTCCCAGAGGCGACCCACCGGGATTCCTCAAAGTGCTGACTCCCTCCCTGCTCGCCCTTCCGGATCGGCTGGGAAACAATCGGGTCGATACGTTCGAGAATATCATCCTAAACCCGCAGATCGGCCTGATCTGCGTCATTCCCGGTCATCGCGATACACTGCGAATATCCGGTGAGGCCCGGATCGTGCGCGATGACGATCTCGCACAGAGTCTGTCGGTCTCGGGCAAACCCGCCCAAGCCGCGCTACTGATCAAGGTCAGCCGCGTCCTGTGCCATTGCCCAAAAGCTTTCGTCCGTGGTGGTGTCTGGTCATCTGACAGCTGGCCTGACACCACAGACGTTCCGACCCTGGCAGAGATGATGTGCGCGCATGGTGCGCTGTCCGACAACATCGCGGACGTCGAGGACATCGTGCAAAATGATCGCCAGAATCGTTTGTACTAG
- a CDS encoding fructose bisphosphate aldolase: MPNQTQAEKMRSAGGFIAALDQSGGSTPKALKLYGVEESAYGSDAEMYDLIHAMRARIAQAPAFTGEKVIGAILFEMTMDRQIDGKPTSQFLWEERGVVPFLKVDKGLEDEADGVRLMKPMPDLDALLTRANAAGIFGTKMRSVIDAASASGIAANVAQQFEVGKQILSHDLIPIIEPEVTITIADKAEAEDILLAELTKALDALPEGTQVMLKLTLPEVANHYKSLVDHRAVMRVVALSGGYSRDEANDRLSQNTGVIASFSRALTEGLSADQSDAEFNATISDTIDSIHRASVAG, translated from the coding sequence ATGCCAAACCAGACCCAAGCCGAGAAGATGCGCAGCGCAGGCGGATTTATTGCCGCACTCGACCAAAGCGGTGGTTCTACCCCCAAGGCACTGAAGCTCTATGGCGTGGAAGAGAGCGCGTATGGTTCGGATGCAGAGATGTACGACCTGATCCACGCCATGCGGGCGCGCATCGCACAAGCCCCTGCCTTTACCGGGGAAAAGGTGATCGGGGCGATCCTGTTCGAGATGACGATGGATCGGCAGATTGATGGCAAACCCACGTCGCAGTTCCTGTGGGAAGAGCGCGGGGTCGTGCCGTTCCTGAAGGTGGATAAGGGGCTGGAGGACGAGGCCGATGGCGTGCGTCTGATGAAGCCGATGCCCGATCTGGATGCACTGCTGACGCGCGCCAATGCAGCGGGCATTTTCGGGACCAAGATGCGGTCAGTTATTGATGCCGCATCCGCCAGTGGCATTGCTGCCAACGTGGCGCAGCAATTCGAGGTTGGTAAGCAGATATTGAGTCACGACCTGATTCCGATCATCGAGCCCGAGGTGACGATCACCATCGCGGACAAGGCCGAGGCCGAGGATATTCTGCTGGCCGAGTTGACCAAGGCACTGGATGCGCTGCCCGAGGGCACGCAGGTGATGCTGAAGCTGACGCTGCCGGAAGTGGCAAACCATTACAAATCGCTGGTCGATCATCGTGCGGTCATGCGGGTTGTCGCCCTGTCGGGTGGGTATTCGCGTGACGAGGCCAATGACCGGCTGTCGCAGAATACGGGTGTCATCGCCAGCTTTAGCCGGGCGCTGACCGAAGGGCTGTCGGCGGATCAAAGCGATGCGGAATTCAACGCGACGATTTCCGACACGATTGACAGTATTCACCGGGCGTCTGTCGCGGGCTGA
- a CDS encoding FtsB family cell division protein — translation MTIRKKPALGVLTYFAVAFSLCLYFTFAAVQGDFGLFSRAEIEAESAELRAQLQAIEAQVARMDNLTRRLSDTYLDLDLLDAQARSVLGLLRSDEIVIR, via the coding sequence ATGACCATCCGGAAAAAGCCCGCGCTGGGCGTGCTGACCTATTTTGCTGTGGCGTTCAGCCTATGCCTCTATTTCACATTTGCCGCCGTGCAGGGCGATTTTGGTCTGTTCAGTCGCGCCGAGATTGAGGCGGAAAGCGCGGAGTTGCGCGCGCAGTTGCAGGCGATCGAGGCACAGGTGGCACGCATGGATAATCTGACGCGGCGGTTGTCGGATACCTATCTGGATCTCGATCTGCTGGATGCGCAGGCGCGCAGCGTGTTAGGCCTGCTGCGCAGCGACGAGATTGTTATCCGTTAG
- a CDS encoding PLP-dependent cysteine synthase family protein — MARWIVEAIEKIEADVRRSSDTHLLKLTLPKLKGVDIYLKDESTHPTGSLKHRLARSLFLYALCNGKITEGTPVIEASSGSTAVSEAYFAQMLGLPFIAVMPRKTAQSKIDKITLYGGQCHFVESAPQMHDAAVKLAAEKGGYFMDQFMYAERATDWRGNNNIAESIFDQMSMEPHPIPHTLVMSAGTGGTSATLGRYLRYRGHDTQLVVVDPENSVFYDSYMTGNEVLCADCSSRIEGIGRPRVEKSFQPDVIDAMMQVPDAASVATILWLEALIGRKAGASTGTNLWGALKVARGMMDRGEAGSIVTLLCDGGERYLDTYYDPAWVQTCIGDIAPYSDALGDWL, encoded by the coding sequence ATGGCGCGTTGGATTGTCGAGGCGATTGAAAAGATCGAGGCGGATGTGCGCCGGTCGTCGGATACCCACCTGCTGAAACTGACCTTGCCAAAGCTCAAGGGCGTCGACATCTACCTCAAGGACGAAAGCACGCATCCCACCGGAAGCCTGAAGCACAGGCTGGCGCGCTCGCTGTTCCTGTATGCGCTATGCAACGGCAAGATCACCGAAGGCACACCGGTGATCGAGGCATCCTCGGGCAGTACGGCGGTGTCAGAGGCGTATTTTGCCCAGATGCTGGGCCTGCCCTTTATCGCGGTCATGCCGCGCAAGACGGCGCAGAGCAAGATCGACAAAATCACGCTATATGGCGGTCAGTGTCATTTCGTAGAATCCGCCCCGCAGATGCATGATGCAGCGGTCAAGCTGGCGGCCGAAAAGGGCGGCTATTTCATGGATCAGTTCATGTATGCCGAGCGCGCGACTGACTGGCGGGGTAACAACAACATCGCCGAGAGCATTTTCGATCAGATGAGCATGGAGCCGCATCCGATCCCGCATACGCTGGTGATGAGTGCGGGCACGGGCGGCACGTCGGCGACGCTGGGCCGGTATCTGCGCTACCGGGGGCATGATACGCAGCTGGTGGTGGTCGATCCTGAAAACTCGGTTTTTTACGACAGCTACATGACCGGCAACGAGGTGCTGTGCGCTGATTGTTCCAGCCGGATCGAGGGGATCGGGCGACCACGGGTCGAGAAGTCATTTCAGCCCGATGTGATCGACGCGATGATGCAGGTGCCCGATGCCGCCAGTGTTGCCACGATCCTGTGGCTGGAGGCGCTGATCGGGCGCAAGGCAGGCGCATCTACCGGGACGAACCTGTGGGGCGCGCTGAAGGTGGCGCGCGGCATGATGGACCGGGGCGAGGCGGGATCAATCGTCACGTTGCTCTGCGACGGAGGAGAGCGGTATCTGGATACCTATTACGATCCTGCGTGGGTGCAGACCTGTATCGGTGATATCGCGCCTTACTCTGACGCGCTTGGTGATTGGCTCTGA
- a CDS encoding META domain-containing protein encodes MKLLKSCVSIWFLFGSAAAQASDWRIVTVDGAAAVGEASIGFRADGSYSGNTGCNLFQGQARYEGGQLVIEGPMAHTKKACADDALVAQEAAIVGMFAGTMDIRFDPLSHTMTVLQDDRSLVLARLDDEPGSESNASDVPSDP; translated from the coding sequence ATGAAATTACTGAAGAGCTGTGTGAGTATTTGGTTTTTATTCGGCTCTGCTGCAGCGCAGGCGTCAGATTGGCGCATTGTCACGGTAGATGGTGCTGCGGCAGTTGGTGAAGCCAGTATCGGGTTTCGTGCGGATGGCAGCTATTCTGGAAATACCGGCTGTAACCTGTTTCAGGGACAGGCGCGGTATGAGGGCGGGCAATTGGTGATCGAGGGGCCGATGGCGCACACAAAGAAGGCCTGCGCTGATGACGCGTTGGTGGCGCAGGAGGCCGCAATTGTCGGGATGTTCGCGGGGACAATGGATATCCGTTTTGATCCGCTGTCTCATACCATGACTGTATTGCAGGATGATCGCAGTCTGGTGCTGGCGCGTCTTGATGATGAGCCGGGTTCTGAGTCCAACGCATCGGACGTTCCATCGGACCCATAG